In Anaerotignum faecicola, a genomic segment contains:
- the rnhA gene encoding ribonuclease HI yields the protein MKTVTIYTDGACSGNPGPGGYGVVLLYGSAKKELSAGYRLTTNNRMEVLAVIKGLEALKEPCRVNLYSDSKYVVDAIEKGWVVKWRQNGWMRNKKEKASNVDLWERLLLLLEKHQVTFLWVKGHADNPGNERCDELARMAIGQGELLEDENYGKM from the coding sequence ATGAAAACAGTGACGATTTATACGGACGGCGCATGTTCGGGCAACCCAGGCCCCGGCGGCTATGGCGTTGTGCTGCTGTATGGCAGTGCAAAAAAGGAGCTTTCCGCAGGCTATCGTCTGACAACGAACAACCGCATGGAGGTGCTTGCGGTTATCAAAGGACTGGAAGCATTGAAGGAGCCTTGCAGGGTGAACCTCTACAGCGACTCGAAGTATGTGGTGGATGCGATAGAAAAGGGCTGGGTTGTGAAATGGCGGCAGAACGGCTGGATGCGGAACAAAAAGGAGAAGGCTTCAAATGTTGACCTTTGGGAGCGGCTGCTTTTGCTGCTGGAAAAGCATCAGGTGACCTTCCTTTGGGTGAAGGGACATGCGGATAACCCCGGCAACGAAAGATGCGACGAGCTGGCGCGGATGGCCATCGGGCAGGGGGAGCTTCTGGAGGATGAAAATTACGGAAAAATGTAA
- the ispD gene encoding 2-C-methyl-D-erythritol 4-phosphate cytidylyltransferase: MSISTAVIVAAGKGKRMGTEISKQFLPLCGKEILAHTVEKFEKAACIRDIILVTGGDALQDVRQMVQEYGWKKIISVTEGGKERQDSVFLGLQQVPQDTEIVLIHDGVRPFVTEEILERSIAAAKETGGCVAGVPAKDTIKVCDAEGFAIATPDRSTLRQIQTPQTFRRKEILAAYEKAKADGFLGTDDASVAEHSGFPVRVIMGSYRNIKITTKEDLLIGAAFLKEETE, from the coding sequence ATGAGCATCAGTACGGCTGTGATTGTAGCGGCAGGAAAGGGCAAGCGCATGGGAACGGAAATCAGCAAGCAGTTTCTGCCCCTTTGCGGAAAGGAAATTCTTGCACATACGGTTGAAAAATTTGAAAAAGCGGCGTGTATTCGGGATATCATTCTGGTGACAGGAGGAGATGCCCTGCAGGATGTGCGGCAGATGGTGCAGGAATACGGCTGGAAGAAAATTATTTCCGTAACGGAGGGCGGCAAGGAGAGGCAGGATTCTGTGTTCCTTGGCTTGCAGCAGGTGCCGCAGGATACGGAAATTGTGCTGATTCATGATGGGGTGCGTCCGTTTGTGACGGAGGAAATTTTGGAACGCTCCATTGCGGCGGCAAAGGAGACAGGCGGCTGTGTGGCGGGCGTGCCTGCGAAGGATACGATTAAGGTATGCGATGCGGAGGGCTTTGCGATTGCCACGCCGGACAGAAGCACCCTCCGGCAGATACAGACTCCGCAGACCTTCCGCCGAAAGGAAATCCTTGCGGCATACGAAAAGGCGAAGGCGGACGGCTTTCTTGGAACGGATGATGCCTCTGTTGCGGAGCACAGCGGCTTTCCTGTGCGGGTTATCATGGGCAGCTACCGCAACATCAAAATCACGACAAAAGAGGATTTGCTGATTGGCGCGGCATTTTTGAAGGAGGAAACCGAATGA